GGCTGCGCGTGCTGTTTCGACGACGTGGTGGAAGGGGAGAATCATGCCTATGAGCTGGAGAACGGGTGGGAGAAGTGTTATCGGGTATGCGAAGCCCGAGGTAGCGGCCACCACGGCTGCAACAGTGTTAGCCACGGGCTCAGGCTCCTTCGCCACAATCGTCGCCACACCTACCACAAGGTTTACACCGACAACGGGCAGCAGAGCGAAGAAGGTCACCGCAGCGGCGAGAAGAAAACCCGGTATCTTGGAGAGGCCGTAGACGATGTATGTTGCGACAAGGCCTGTGAAGACAAAGGCCAGCAGAGAGGTTAGAACATTTGCGAGGGAATGGGCTGTGAGAATGACCAGAGGGTTTACGGGAGCGGCCATCACGTATTCAAGCCTGCCGCTGGACATACCTCTCCTGAAATACCATGCCGTCGACGAGGTTAAGACGATTGACACTGTCATCACGCCGAAGCCTATCACTTGGTAGAGCCATCTCTCCGGCGCCGCCTCACCCGTTAGAACAGTGCCCATGCCATATGTAAGCGTCGAGAAGAACAGCGGGAACACGGCGACGAAGACGAGGGGCCCCACTTCCCGCAAATAGGATTTGAGCTCTGCCTCGAATACTGCTGCGAACTGGCTGAATGTCTTCATCCCGTGACCACCTGCGCAAAAACCTCCTCGAGGCTCGGCTCATGGACTTTGACGTAGCCTATGCGGATGTCATGTGACCTGAGCTCGTCCAGTATTTCGATGAGTGTGTCGCTGGGTGAGTTGGAGACCATTTTTATCACTTTGTTTCCCCTTTCTCCGTTTTCCACAGGGTAGCTGATGTCTTGGGGGCTGTTGCCGATTATCTCGACCTCGACGATGTATGAGAGGTTGAGCTTCTCCTTCAGCTCCCTCGGTGTGCCAGACGCCGCCACCTTGCCCCTGTTTATCAACGCGACTTCTTCTGAGAGTGTCTCAACTTCCCACATGTTGTGGCTTGTCAGGAGAACTGTTTTGCCTTGGCGGGCGAGGTCTGATATTAGGGCTCTGATTTTCTTGGCTGAGAGGGGGTCGAGGCCGATGGTTGGCTCGTCGAGGAACACTGTTTCCGGGTCGTTGATGAGTGCTTTCGCTATGCTGAGCTTGGCTTTCATCCCGAGGCTGTATTCCTCGTAAAACCTGTAGCCGTCTTTCCCGAGGCCAACGGTTTCGAGAAGCTCTGCCGCACGCCTCCCCGCTTCACCTTTGTCAAAACCATAGAGACGCCCATAGTAGACAAGGTTCTCGTAGCCGCTCAACCGCGGGTAGAAACCCTTGTCAGGGGCCAGCACAAGCCCAATAACTTCTCGAACACTGTCAGCCTCCTTAACCACATCGAAGCCGTTGACCCACGCCTGCCCAGCGTCAGGGATGAGAAGCGTTGTCAAAATCTTGATGGTGGTTGTTTTGCCGGCGCCGTTGGGCCCTACAAGCCCGAAAACAGAGCCTCGTCGAACCTTCAGCGAAACACCGTCAACAGCTTTGACAACCTGTTTACGCTGGGAGAAAAACCCTCTCCTCGTCTCATACGTCTTGACCAAGCTCTCGCAAACAACAGAGTGCATCCAGCCGCTTCAAAACCCTCCCCCATAAAAAACTCTTCCAACCATCATCAAGTAAAAGAGTCTGAGACAACCTTTTTCAAAGCTTTTCTGAGAAGCTCCAGGTAGGATGGCGGCGTTATCCCCAAGTCTTTCGCGAGCTTGCTGAGAGGTATGGGCCGTGGGTTGTCGAAGTATCCGTTGAGGTATGAGTGGAGAAGCACCTGCTCCTGCCTCGGTGTGAGAAAATGTTTTGCACGAATTCTGCGAATGTTCTCAACCCTGAAGCGGACGCCGCTGCGTCTTAGACCGTCGACAATCTCCTGAACCTCTTTCTCATCCTGCACAAGCAGCCGAAAAACCAGCGAACCCCTCTCCACACGTATCCCCAGCACATGCATGTAGGAAAGCCCAAGCCTACTGCATGGACATTGGATAGACTCGACCAAGCCGACTCCAGAGTTTTTGCCCATGGTTTGGAAACGGGCCTTAACCACGTAGGGATGAGAAGAGACACGGGTTGACAGTATCCTTGCATCAACCTGTGACCTGAACCTCACAAAAGCGCTGGCCCCGGAGCCTTTGAAAACAGGCCTGCAGCTCACAATTTCCACATCCGAACTCTCTTTCACCAACTCAGAAATCCAGGGACAGGTGACATGGACGCGTAAAAGCGCCTCCAACAACTCAAATACCTAATGTATTAGGTGGTTAATTAACCGGAGCCCCGCCGCAGCGGCGTAGACTAAAATTCCGGTAGCCGAAAAAATCAATCAATGAAAACCACCTACATCGTTGTAGGCCTCATTGTTTCAGGGTTCTTGCTAGGGTTTGTCACAGCCCTCTTCTGGACTCCGACCGTTTTCCCCAACATCTTCGGCGCTGCACAGCAGTCCAACGTGAGAGAATACACCATAGTTATCGAGCCCGCGGACATTGAGCTTGCGCCGGGAGTTGTTTGGCATGCTTGGACCTATAACGGAACCATTCCGGGGCCGACGCTATACGCCAAGGTCGGTGACCTGATTAGGGTGAGGGCCATCAACAAGCTCAACCTAACTCACAGCCTGCATCCACACCTACCCTACTACGACCTCCAGCACGACGGTAGCCAAGTCAACATAATCACAGGCGTCGGAAAAGGTTCAATGATTCCACCGGGAGGAGAATGGGTGTATGAATGGCCCGCGACCAAGGCAGGCATCTGGTATTATCACTGCCACTCGGCGGACGGTGGGCTGAGAATCGTGGACCACATGCTGATGGGGCTCTACGGCGCGATTATCGTCGACGAGATAGATGAGCCTCCTTCGCGCAACTTCATCGTCTTCATGGCGGAGACACCTGCTGTGAGAGGCGCTATAGTGGGCTCGGGGCAGAGGCCCTTCTACATCATGAACGGAATGGGTGTGCCGGGTGGTGAGCCGGAGCTTGAGAAAGTCTTTGTCGGCAAGAGCACAGTGTATCCGGGGCTTAAGGGCCTTGAAGGTGTGGCGCAGCTGTTCAACAAGTCGATGCCGGTCTTCAAAGCAAAACTCGGTGAAAGACTCAGGTTCCACATTATCAACATCGGCGACCTCTACCACAGCTTCCACGCCCATGTAGGAGATCACCGCAGCCAATACGTGCTCGGCGGAAGAAGCTGGCCCGCACAAATAGTTCCACTCGTCCCAGGCGCGGCAGACACCGTAATCCTCGTCTACAACAAGCCGGGTGTCTATCTCTTCCACTGCCACGTCGTCAGCCACGCCGACGCAGGCATGATAGGCCTAATCATCATCGAAGAATAATGAAGAAAGTAATCATAGCCGCTGCAGCCTTCGCATTTTTTGCAGCAGTAACATTCAACTTTTTTTCTCGAATAGAGTCAAGGCCTTTATCCACTGCCACAGCCACCATCCACACCGTGTCGACTCCATGGACAACGACGCGGGAAACTATGGCGACAGAGGAAGTGGTTGTAGTCAATCCTCTCGGCTCAGGCTCGGACACATCACTGTCCTTCAAGCCGCCGCGGGTGAGGGTTGTGATAGGCGTCAACAACACCGTGACATGGGTCAACGAAGACCTCGTTCCACACAAGGTCACAAGCATGGATAGAGATTTTGACTTTCTGCTTCAGCCAGGAGAGAAAATCAGCTACACATTCACGTCGCCTGGAACATATGAGTATTTTTGCACACTTCATCCATGGATGAATGGAGTGGTTGAGGTGCTGCGTTGAGGCGAAGGATTTTCCTGCTGGGTGCCGCCGCGTTGTCTGCCGGGGCCCTGGTCTACCTCTTCTTGGGCAACAAGGTCGTGGGCAGTGGTGATGACGTTGTTGGGCGGCGTTGCAGCTACTGCGGCATGGAGATAAGGGATAGGAGGTTTGCCGCGGTGCTTGTTGTCAACGGTGAGAAACTGTTCTACGACGATGTTGGATGCATGATGATACATTATCTCTCAGTCGAGGGAGTCATCCCACCTGTCAGCAACGCTCCCGTGTTGGGAAAAGTGGAAAAAATCCATGTCTACGACTTTGGCTCATCAGATGAGGTTGACGGATTTTCTGCATGGTATGTTTTGGGTTCGCGTGTCGAGACGCCTATGAGACGTGGTGTAATAGCTTTCAAATCCTTCTCGGATGCTGTGCAGTTTGCGAGAAGCGAAGGCGGTGAAGTTGTTGGATGGGATGGGGCTCTACAGACCTTCCTCGGCGGAGACATGCACACGGACATGGAGCATGAGGGTCATGACTACTCGCATGCTTTCCACATTCCGCTCACAACCGTCGACGGAAAAACGGTGACCGTGTCAGAAATACTCAGGCAGGGCAAACCTGTTCTCCTCGTTTTCTTCGCAACATGGTGCCCCACATGCAGCAAAAACACATCAACCCTCTCAACGGCGTACAGAAAATTCCGAGGCAAAGCCCTTGTCCTTCTCTCCAGCTTCGACCCACGAGACACCTCCGAAAAAATACAACAATTCCTCAAAATCCATGGGGCCAGCGAAGAATGGATAGTGACGCAGCCAAACCTCGACTTCCTCGTCGCCCTCCGCGTAATCACTCAGGAGACAATCTTCGCCATCGCACCAAACGGAGAGATAGTGTATGAGAAGCGGTTCGGAACCTTGACCGAGGACGACTGGCTCAGTATTGTTGAGAAGCTTTCAGCTTGACGAGGTTTGTTCTGCCACGTCGAGTGACTTCCACAACTTCTCTGCGGCGGAGCGATGCGACTATGCGATGGGTTTTGATGCGTGAAATTCCAAGAGCCCGTGATATGTCTCTCTGCTCAACAACGCCGTTGCTGCGCCTCAGCAAATCAACCACGGCCCTCTCCTCTGATGTAAGCCCCGCAACCACGGGCACGTCTCTGGCCGACAGATAGAGCACAACAGGTAATGCGATGAGGAGCAGCGCCCCAGCCAACAGCGGCAGATAAACCCACCACATCATACCCAACATAGACATCCCCATCATTTCCCGCATCATCCCACTCATCGCAACATCATGCTGCCAAACGCTCACCAGCACAACTGTTAGAAGTAAAACCCCAGACACAGCCGAGAAAACCAGCAAAACACGGTTGAAAACCAACCCCAACCCAAAAAAAGCCGTTCCATGTTTTAAGTTTTTCAAACTGTTTCACGACTGTTTCAAGATAATCTTATGCCTATCCAGGAGATACATTTAGACATGAGAAGCGTTGTTTTAACGATTGTTTTGCTGTCTTCCGCCACGTTGGCCGCCTTGGTGGCTGCCTACGCGTGGATGCAACAGCCTCCTAACAGCTACATGTATGGCGGCGGGATGCATGGTGGAATGATGGGCGGCTGTCCATGCACAGGCTGGTATGGTGGGCAGGCTTCTCCGACGGGTCAAAGAATATCCATGCAGCAGGCTGAGGAGATATTGGAGAGGTATGTAGCGGGCCTCGGACAGGGCTTCAAGCTGAAGGAGGTGATGGAGTTTCAGCAAAACTTCTACGCCATCGTCGTCGAGGCGGACACGGGGATAGGAGCCTTCGAGCTCCTCGTAAACCCCTACACAGGCACAGTCCATCCGGAGCCGGGGCCCAACATGATGTGGAACACAAAATACGGAATGCATCAGGGCATGATGGGGCGCTACATCCAGCCAACCGCGGACATGCCCATAACCCCTGAGCAGGCCGAGGAGATTGCACTCAACTACCTGCGAAACCTTTTCCGAGGCGCTGTTGAGGTTGAGGAGCCGACGAGGTTCTACGGCTACTACACCATGGACTACAAACTCGACGGAAACATGCACGGTATGCTGAGCGTAAACGGTTTCACGGGACAGGTATGGTACCATGGATGGCATGGAGCATTTATTCAAGAAATAGAGTTAGGTGAGGATTAGATGTCGGAGACGTCGAAACCCACAGCGGCTTTCGTGCTTTCGCTGGTGGCGGGTGTGCTGATACTGCTCGGAGGGGTGTTTGGCATGGTTGCTTGGATGATGTGGGGAGGAGCGGCGTACTGGGGTGGTGGATGGGGGATGATGGGCCCCATGATGATGGGATGGTGGATGCCCATGTGGCTGTCAGCCTTCTCAGTCCTCGGACTAGTCTCAGGAATAGTCATAGTTGCAAGCGCTTTGATGCTTCAAAACCGTCCATCGGAGGCAAAGACATGGGGCACCCTAATACTGGTCTTCTCTGTGGTCAGCCTCTTCGGAATGGGCGGGCTCCTCATAGGAGCCCTACTCGGCATAGTCGGCGGAATACTCGCTCTGACGTGGAAGAGTGTCTAAAATGAGGGGGAAAATCATCGGCTTAGTGGTTTTCGCGGCGGCCGCGGTGTTGGTGACGATGGCTGTAAACAGCTGGACCGTGAACACATCCACTACCGAGACGACCGTTCAGCTGACAATCTACAGGACCGAGCAGTGTCCATGCTGCAAAGAATACGAAGCCTACCTCAGAAACAGTGGGATACCCTTCCGCACCGTGGTTGTTAGCGGCGTCGAGCTGGAGAACGTCAGGAAAAAGCTAGGCGTCCCCCGGGAGCTCTACAGCTGCCACACAGCCTCGGCCATGCAATACTTCATAGAGGGCCACACCCCTGCCGAAGCCCTGAAAAAGCTGCTAGAGGAGAAGCCGCTGCTGAAGGGCATAGCTGTTCCAGGTATGCCTCCGGGTTCGCCGGGAATGGGAGGCGTCAAGACAGAGCCCTTGAAAATATACGCGTTAAAACCCGATGGCAACATCGTTGTCTGGATGATGTCGTAGAACACTCCCGAGGTGGTTGAATAGACAGCTGGCTCGATTTCCATCGACAACTGTTCACAAAAACATACACATCTCGAAACATGTTTCAACAAAGGTGGAGTCCAAAGGGCGGATAGCCGGCGCCCTTTAGCTATATATACCGTTGGGAATTGTTTGTTTGGGGCTCTGGGTCTGATCGACATGAGCGATTTCGAGGGTCAGCCGTCGAAGATGTCGGATGAGGAGCTCCTGTGGCTGGTGCGTCACAAGGTGCGAAAGGCGATTATTCTCGCGGTCGGTGAAGAGGGCCGGATTGGTGCGACGGCTTTGAAGCAGAAGCTCGGGATAAGCACGGGCTCGCTTTACTACAACCTGCGGCAGATGAGTCAGCTCATCACACAAGATGATAAGAAAAACTATATTCTCACAGAGGATGGGCTCAGGATATACAGGACTCTCACGGCGAAAAATGACTCTGAAGCGG
The sequence above is drawn from the Candidatus Caldarchaeum subterraneum genome and encodes:
- a CDS encoding ABC-2 type transport system permease; the encoded protein is MKTFSQFAAVFEAELKSYLREVGPLVFVAVFPLFFSTLTYGMGTVLTGEAAPERWLYQVIGFGVMTVSIVLTSSTAWYFRRGMSSGRLEYVMAAPVNPLVILTAHSLANVLTSLLAFVFTGLVATYIVYGLSKIPGFLLAAAVTFFALLPVVGVNLVVGVATIVAKEPEPVANTVAAVVAATSGFAYPITLLPPVLQLIGMILPFHHVVETARAAVMTNLSPTQLPILLLMMLYLVAGLTVYRYGENHYARKMGVSW
- a CDS encoding ABC transporter ATP-binding protein, with translation MHSVVCESLVKTYETRRGFFSQRKQVVKAVDGVSLKVRRGSVFGLVGPNGAGKTTTIKILTTLLIPDAGQAWVNGFDVVKEADSVREVIGLVLAPDKGFYPRLSGYENLVYYGRLYGFDKGEAGRRAAELLETVGLGKDGYRFYEEYSLGMKAKLSIAKALINDPETVFLDEPTIGLDPLSAKKIRALISDLARQGKTVLLTSHNMWEVETLSEEVALINRGKVAASGTPRELKEKLNLSYIVEVEIIGNSPQDISYPVENGERGNKVIKMVSNSPSDTLIEILDELRSHDIRIGYVKVHEPSLEEVFAQVVTG
- a CDS encoding HTH DNA binding domain protein; the protein is MLEALLRVHVTCPWISELVKESSDVEIVSCRPVFKGSGASAFVRFRSQVDARILSTRVSSHPYVVKARFQTMGKNSGVGLVESIQCPCSRLGLSYMHVLGIRVERGSLVFRLLVQDEKEVQEIVDGLRRSGVRFRVENIRRIRAKHFLTPRQEQVLLHSYLNGYFDNPRPIPLSKLAKDLGITPPSYLELLRKALKKVVSDSFT
- a CDS encoding copper-containing oxidoreductase (nitrite reductase (NO-forming) [EC:1.7.2.1]) is translated as MKTTYIVVGLIVSGFLLGFVTALFWTPTVFPNIFGAAQQSNVREYTIVIEPADIELAPGVVWHAWTYNGTIPGPTLYAKVGDLIRVRAINKLNLTHSLHPHLPYYDLQHDGSQVNIITGVGKGSMIPPGGEWVYEWPATKAGIWYYHCHSADGGLRIVDHMLMGLYGAIIVDEIDEPPSRNFIVFMAETPAVRGAIVGSGQRPFYIMNGMGVPGGEPELEKVFVGKSTVYPGLKGLEGVAQLFNKSMPVFKAKLGERLRFHIINIGDLYHSFHAHVGDHRSQYVLGGRSWPAQIVPLVPGAADTVILVYNKPGVYLFHCHVVSHADAGMIGLIIIEE
- a CDS encoding blue (type 1) copper domain protein (AhpC/TSA family), which codes for MKKVIIAAAAFAFFAAVTFNFFSRIESRPLSTATATIHTVSTPWTTTRETMATEEVVVVNPLGSGSDTSLSFKPPRVRVVIGVNNTVTWVNEDLVPHKVTSMDRDFDFLLQPGEKISYTFTSPGTYEYFCTLHPWMNGVVEVLR